ACAACGCCGTGCAAAGGTATTGCCTCAAGAGCATTAATAAGAAGGTTGATAAGAGCTTCGGACAATAATTTTCTGTCTCCATTTATTGACGGGAGATTATTATCAATTCTGACATTAAGTGCACATTCCTGACGATTTGCAAGAGGCCTGACTATAGATAGAACATCTTCTATAAGTTTTGCCACATCAATTACCGAAAACAAAAGAGCCTGTGGTTTTGTAAATTCAAGAAACCTGTTTATAGTTGCTTCAATTCTGTTAACCTGTTTCATTGCTATCCGGAAATCTTCTTTGTCTTCCGGAAAACGTTCGATCTGATCCTGTACGGATTCCAGGAAAAGTTTAATGGAAGTGAGGGGGGTCCTTATTTCATGAGCAACAGCAGCACCCATTCTTCCCATTGCTGCAAACTTTTCCGAACGTTCTGCAATAATTTTTGTTTCTTTCAGTTCCGCTTCTCTTAACCCGACTTTTTTTTCAAGATTGTTCTGGCGCTCCTGAAGTTTGTGCGACATGTCTTCAAATGCGCTATAAAGCAAACCAATCTCGTCATTTGTGTTAATTTTTACAATCGGCTTGTCAAATTCTGAAACCGCTATATTTCCGGCATATCTGCTGAGCGTTCTTATAGGGCTTACAATCCGGTACGAAATCATCCATGTAAGCATAAATGCGCTTACGATGCATAAAATAAGAGTAATATAAATTATGCGTTTAAGGGTTTTTGCACTCTGGAAAGCTTCTTCGTAATCCTGTTCAACAACAATATACCAGTCTGTGCCGCCGACATTCAGGGAAGCGCCCAGTACTTCTATGCCACGATAATCCAGATATGCCTTTTTGCCGTCTCGTTTTTCGAATATTTTTTTGAAGCTTTCAGACTGAGATATATTTTCCGTTAAAATTCTTGAAGGCTCCTTGTGCGCAAGGAATCTTCCATCCCTATCCACAAGATAACATTCGCCGGTAACACCTAAAGATACATTAAGAATAAAAAATACTATTTTATTAGTCCCAACGCTGCCGTAAACCGTTCCTAAAAGCTTGCCATTATTCCCTGTAACGGGAGTTGCGATATCAAAGGATGACTCCTTTTCTTCGGGTAAATATGTAATGTCGGACATATACAGAGCGTCTCTGGCAATATAAGTTCCGGTATCGTTTATTTTTGGGCTGGATTTGTCTTTTCTGCTATTAAAAATAATTTTTCCGGAAGCCGAAACTACTTTTAAATTCTTATAAACGCCATATTTATCGCGCACAAGATTAAGGTAAGGAGCTATCAGATCGGGATTCATGGATTTTAATATTGATGTCCCGGCAACAACCATAAGATCTGCCTTACGTTCATCAAGCCAGCGTTCGAGAATAGCAACCTTGTCTACCGCTACATTTTGAAGTTGACGAATAACCATGCTGGCTATCAGATCCTCGGTTGTTTTAATCGAAAACCACCCAATAATCAGAAGGGGAACAAGAGCAAGAGCAAGAAAAATAAACATCACTTTGGCCTGCAGGCTAACCCCTGGTTTTTTATTGTAAGGCATAATTTTCCAGTATATTTAATTCGATCCGTATATTATTGGCATCAGGTTTAACTGTATCCCGGTTAGCCCGTTGCCTCGTTCTCATTAACGAAGGTGTGCTTCGTCAAATAGGATGCCGCGCCAGAAAGTCAGCGATCGGTATGGCTACCTGGCTTGGATTTCGTATCATAAAGAGATGATTGAGTCCTGGAAGCAGTACTTCTTCTGTGTGCGTGACGATTGACTTAAAAGCCTGCTTTGCCTTGTCGAACATAGGGTCACTCTCGGCTCCAAGGAGATAAAGGATTGGGTGTGAGATTCTACTTGCTTTATCTTTGCTGAGAATCCAGTTCCCCAGCGCTGGAAATTCTATATCGAAAAAGGTAGCGGCATCCCTTTCGGCCTGTTCGGGACCGTCCGGCACTGT
This region of Pseudomonadota bacterium genomic DNA includes:
- a CDS encoding HAMP domain-containing protein, translating into MPYNKKPGVSLQAKVMFIFLALALVPLLIIGWFSIKTTEDLIASMVIRQLQNVAVDKVAILERWLDERKADLMVVAGTSILKSMNPDLIAPYLNLVRDKYGVYKNLKVVSASGKIIFNSRKDKSSPKINDTGTYIARDALYMSDITYLPEEKESSFDIATPVTGNNGKLLGTVYGSVGTNKIVFFILNVSLGVTGECYLVDRDGRFLAHKEPSRILTENISQSESFKKIFEKRDGKKAYLDYRGIEVLGASLNVGGTDWYIVVEQDYEEAFQSAKTLKRIIYITLILCIVSAFMLTWMISYRIVSPIRTLSRYAGNIAVSEFDKPIVKINTNDEIGLLYSAFEDMSHKLQERQNNLEKKVGLREAELKETKIIAERSEKFAAMGRMGAAVAHEIRTPLTSIKLFLESVQDQIERFPEDKEDFRIAMKQVNRIEATINRFLEFTKPQALLFSVIDVAKLIEDVLSIVRPLANRQECALNVRIDNNLPSINGDRKLLSEALINLLINALEAIPLHGVVSMTAAEDIFKLNDRNESCVKIEICDTGQGIPEDQIENIFEPFFTTKASGTGLGLPLVLNTIKNHGGVIHVNSVFQQETIFTIFLPIEINQQILENDGKNITS